One window of Globicephala melas chromosome 5, mGloMel1.2, whole genome shotgun sequence genomic DNA carries:
- the IBSP gene encoding integrin-binding sialoprotein: MKTALVLLSILGMACALSMKNLHRRGKLEDSEENGVYKYRPRYYLYKHAYFYPPLKRFPVQSSSDLSEENENGESSEEEEEKETSNEEENNEENEDSEGNEDEESEAENTTLSITTLGYGEETAPGTGYIGLAAIQLPTQAGDIGKKATKEEESDEEGGEENENEEEVDDNEQGVNGTSANSTEIDNGHGSSGGDNGEEEGEEGVTEANAEGTTVAGGQDNGGSKATTSPNGGFEPTAPPQEIYGTTPPPSGETTTPGYEGEYEQTGTNEYDNGYEIYENENGEPRGDNYRAYEDEYSYYKGRSYDGYDGQDYYYHQ, encoded by the exons ATGAAGACAGCTTTAGTTTTGCTCAGCATTTTGGGAATGGCCTGTGCTCTCTCA ATGAAAAATTTGCATCGAAGGGGCAAATTAGAAGATTCTGAAGAAAATGGG GTCTATAAGTACAGGCCCCGATATTACCTTTACAAGCACGCCTACTTTTATCCTCCTCTAAAACGATTTCCGGTTCAG agcagtagtgacttatctgaagaaaatgaaaatggtgagagctcagaagaggaggaagaaaag GAGActtcaaatgaagaagaaaacaatgaagaGAATGAAGATTCTGAGGGAAATGAAGACGAAGAGTCAGAGGCTGAGAACACCACCCTTTCCATTACCACACTTGGTTACGGAGAGGAGACCGCACCTGGAACAGGGTATATAGGTCTAGCTGCCATCCAGCTTCCCACGCAG GCTGGGGATATAGGAAAGAAGGCTACAAAAGAGGAGGAAAGTGATgaagaaggaggggaagaaaatgaaaatgaagaagaagTGGATGATAATGAGCAGGGCGTAAATGGCACTAGCGCCAACAGCACAGAGATAGACAATGGCCACGGCAGCAGCGGTGGGGACAATGGAGAGGAAGAAGGTGAAGAAGGTGTCACCGAAGCCAATGCAGAAGGAACCACAGTGGCTGGAGGCCAGGACAATGGTGGCTCTAAGGCAACTACCTCTCCGAATGGTGGATTTGAACCTACAGCTCCACCCCAGGAGATCTACGGAACTACCCCACCACCGTCTGGGGAAACCACCACCCCTGGATATGAGGGGGAGTATGAACAAACAGGCACCAATGAGTACGACAATGGATACGAAATCTAcgaaaatgaaaatggagaaccTCGTGGGGACAATTACCGAGCCTATGAGGATGAGTACAGCTACTATAAAGGGCGGAGCTACGACGGCTACGACGGTCAAGATTACTACTACCACCAGTGA